In Anaerofustis stercorihominis DSM 17244, the following proteins share a genomic window:
- the rplJ gene encoding 50S ribosomal protein L10, with protein sequence MASETILEGKKAIVAEIVDKMKNAQAFVLVDYKGINVEQDTAFRKNAREADVDYKIYKNTFLRLAAKECGYDELVDALKGSTAVGFCNSDVVAPAKVVSEFAKSNDLECLTIKGGVIEGSIASLEELQKIATLPSREALLAKMLGSLQAPISNFACVINAIKEKKEEDEQASA encoded by the coding sequence GTGGCATCAGAAACTATTTTAGAAGGTAAAAAAGCCATAGTTGCCGAAATAGTAGACAAAATGAAAAATGCACAGGCATTCGTTTTAGTTGACTATAAAGGTATCAATGTGGAACAAGATACTGCATTCAGAAAAAATGCGAGAGAAGCAGATGTAGATTATAAGATTTATAAGAATACATTCTTAAGACTTGCAGCAAAAGAATGCGGATATGATGAACTTGTAGATGCATTAAAAGGAAGTACTGCTGTTGGCTTTTGTAACAGTGATGTTGTTGCTCCCGCTAAAGTTGTTAGCGAATTCGCTAAATCAAATGATTTGGAATGTTTAACAATCAAAGGCGGCGTAATCGAAGGCAGCATAGCAAGTCTTGAAGAATTACAAAAAATCGCAACATTACCATCAAGAGAAGCATTACTTGCAAAAATGCTTGGAAGCTTACAAGCTCCAATTTCAAACTTTGCATGTGTTATCAATGCAATCAAAGAAAAGAAAGAAGAAGACGAACAGGCAAGTGCTTAG
- the rplL gene encoding 50S ribosomal protein L7/L12, producing MSEKFDKIIEEVKSMSVLELSELVSALEEEFGVSAAAAQVVVAGDAGAAGSAAEQTEFDVVLTSAGDAKLKVVKAVREVTGLALKEAKEIVDNAPKAIKEGASKEEAEEIKAKIEEVGGQIELK from the coding sequence ATGAGTGAAAAATTTGATAAAATTATTGAAGAAGTAAAATCAATGTCAGTTTTAGAACTATCTGAATTAGTTAGTGCTTTAGAAGAAGAATTTGGTGTAAGTGCCGCAGCTGCACAAGTAGTAGTTGCAGGTGATGCAGGTGCTGCAGGCTCAGCTGCTGAACAAACAGAATTTGATGTAGTATTAACATCAGCAGGAGATGCAAAACTTAAAGTTGTAAAAGCTGTTAGAGAAGTAACAGGTTTAGCACTTAAAGAAGCTAAAGAAATCGTTGATAACGCTCCAAAAGCTATTAAAGAAGGCGCTAGCAAAGAAGAAGCTGAAGAAATCAAAGCTAAAATCGAAGAAGTTGGCGGACAAATCGAACTTAAATAA
- a CDS encoding GNAT family N-acetyltransferase, with protein sequence MTQDKIKLRELKEQDLPEIKGLLYETWIEPDFGDNEKVADKMSMIFLYELLIRHTYSKVAIYEERVIGVILGRSDNTYKLRYNLKYLIKTVFHASSLFLTKDGRKAIKEGNKEGEADKQLYDKVKDHTNGELVLFAMDKNMKGMGIGKKLLNDFYSYMKKENVDTFYLFTDSKCDYSFYDYNGFEKKDEKEVVFNNQRERYFVYTKNVE encoded by the coding sequence ATGACACAAGATAAAATCAAATTGAGAGAATTAAAAGAACAAGACTTACCGGAAATAAAAGGATTATTATATGAAACATGGATAGAACCCGACTTTGGAGATAATGAAAAAGTCGCTGATAAAATGAGCATGATATTCTTATATGAACTTTTGATAAGGCATACTTACTCAAAAGTAGCGATATACGAAGAAAGAGTAATAGGAGTTATACTCGGAAGAAGCGATAACACATATAAGCTTAGATATAATTTGAAATATCTTATCAAAACCGTTTTCCATGCTTCATCTCTATTTTTGACAAAGGACGGAAGGAAAGCCATAAAAGAAGGAAATAAAGAAGGTGAAGCGGATAAACAGCTTTACGATAAAGTAAAAGACCATACGAACGGAGAGCTGGTCCTTTTTGCGATGGATAAAAATATGAAAGGCATGGGGATAGGGAAAAAATTATTAAATGACTTTTATAGCTACATGAAAAAAGAAAATGTAGACACGTTCTATTTATTTACAGATTCAAAGTGCGATTATTCTTTTTACGATTACAACGGATTTGAGAAAAAAGACGAAAAGGAAGTCGTCTTTAATAATCAAAGGGAAAGGTATTTTGTTTATACCAAAAATGTTGAATAA
- a CDS encoding TetR/AcrR family transcriptional regulator, with amino-acid sequence MVEINEKFYSLEEEKQLRIINAAMEVFSKNDYNRAVTDDIAAKADISKGLLFHYFKNKKTLYMFIYQYAMKLVSDNIDQSEIGKITDFFDLLDYGAEIKINLLEKNPFLMDFCLRCFYNDKELISDEINEQLAELYEDSFELYFSNLDLSKFKRKEDVYEIYKMSIWMCDGYMHEKRMKHEKVNIDELLVEFNKWMEIFKNNFYK; translated from the coding sequence ATGGTAGAAATAAATGAAAAGTTCTATTCTCTTGAGGAGGAAAAACAGCTTAGGATAATAAATGCGGCTATGGAAGTATTCTCAAAGAATGACTACAATAGAGCCGTTACGGACGATATTGCGGCAAAGGCCGATATATCAAAGGGTCTGTTGTTTCACTATTTTAAAAATAAGAAGACCTTATACATGTTTATATATCAATATGCAATGAAGCTGGTTTCGGATAATATAGACCAAAGCGAGATCGGAAAAATAACCGATTTCTTTGATTTGCTTGATTACGGGGCGGAGATAAAAATAAATCTTTTGGAAAAAAATCCTTTTCTTATGGATTTTTGTCTGAGATGTTTTTATAACGATAAAGAGTTGATTTCGGATGAAATCAATGAACAGCTCGCCGAGTTATATGAAGATAGTTTTGAGCTTTATTTTTCCAATCTGGATTTATCGAAATTCAAGAGAAAAGAAGATGTTTACGAGATTTATAAAATGTCCATATGGATGTGCGACGGCTACATGCATGAAAAGAGAATGAAACATGAGAAAGTAAATATTGATGAACTGCTTGTGGAATTTAATAAGTGGATGGAGATATTTAAGAATAATTTTTATAAATAA
- a CDS encoding ABC transporter ATP-binding protein — translation MSVIKIENLTKDYGSNKGVFDLSFEVKKGEVLGFLGPNGAGKTTTIRTLLGFIKGDRGSVSIDGLDPFKNAEEVNKSLGYLPGENSLMDEMKGDDFIKFIADMKGMNNLDRADELKEFFELDASGKIKKMSKGMKQKIGIVCAFMNSPDILILDEPTSGLDPLMQNKFVELILKEKERGATILMSSHIFEEIEKTCDRSVIIKNGRLVLTEDINKLKENKNKNFRIEFKNEFEAKNFAAMFMNTSIKDKVVKVGVKGNMDEFIKKLASFDVIDIDIEQQSLEELFMHFYGGENND, via the coding sequence ATGAGTGTGATAAAAATAGAAAATCTGACTAAGGATTACGGAAGTAATAAAGGCGTATTCGACCTTAGTTTTGAAGTCAAAAAGGGAGAAGTCCTAGGCTTTTTAGGTCCCAACGGGGCAGGGAAGACAACTACGATAAGAACGCTTTTGGGGTTTATCAAAGGGGATAGGGGAAGTGTAAGTATAGACGGGCTGGATCCTTTTAAAAATGCGGAGGAAGTAAATAAATCTCTCGGATATCTGCCGGGAGAAAATTCTTTGATGGACGAAATGAAGGGGGACGATTTCATAAAGTTTATCGCAGACATGAAGGGGATGAATAACTTAGACAGAGCCGACGAGCTGAAGGAATTTTTTGAACTTGACGCAAGCGGTAAAATCAAGAAGATGTCTAAGGGGATGAAACAAAAAATAGGCATAGTATGTGCTTTTATGAATTCCCCGGATATACTCATTTTAGACGAGCCTACAAGCGGACTGGACCCATTGATGCAGAATAAATTCGTGGAACTGATTTTAAAAGAAAAGGAAAGAGGAGCTACGATTTTGATGTCATCTCATATATTCGAAGAAATAGAGAAGACCTGTGACAGGAGCGTAATAATCAAAAACGGAAGGCTTGTTCTTACCGAAGACATAAATAAATTAAAGGAAAATAAGAACAAGAATTTCAGGATAGAATTTAAAAACGAATTCGAAGCTAAAAATTTTGCGGCTATGTTCATGAATACTTCCATTAAAGATAAAGTCGTCAAGGTCGGTGTAAAAGGGAATATGGACGAATTCATAAAGAAGCTTGCGTCTTTTGATGTAATTGATATTGATATCGAACAGCAAAGCCTTGAGGAGCTTTTTATGCATTTTTACGGAGGCGAAAATAATGATTAA
- a CDS encoding ABC transporter permease — protein MINLTLLKKEIKSNYKILLIFIGVLTLYSSMIISMFDPKLGESLKQMAESMPGLFSAFKMSDPGSTMIEFISNYLYGFLFVAFPMIFSIILSNRLITRYIDKGSMSYILSTPNRRGKIIATWIFTMILMVLILIVYVTVLSIVLSQVMFEGELDIGKFLVMNIGLFGLQAFIVALCFMFSCIFSDSKYALGLSAAFNVGFLLIQMLSQAGDKFEKLKYLTPLTLFDTSGIVAGDESSYICMGVLYLLAAVMFIIGALVFSKKDLSV, from the coding sequence ATGATTAATTTAACTTTACTGAAAAAAGAAATAAAGTCCAACTATAAAATACTTCTTATATTCATAGGTGTACTTACTCTTTATTCTTCGATGATAATAAGCATGTTCGACCCTAAGCTGGGCGAAAGCTTAAAACAGATGGCTGAAAGCATGCCGGGTCTTTTTTCCGCATTTAAAATGTCTGACCCCGGAAGTACCATGATAGAATTCATATCAAATTATTTATATGGATTTTTATTTGTAGCCTTTCCGATGATATTCTCCATAATCCTGTCAAACAGGCTTATAACAAGATATATCGACAAGGGTTCCATGTCCTATATATTATCCACTCCCAACAGAAGAGGAAAAATAATAGCAACATGGATATTTACTATGATACTTATGGTATTGATTTTGATAGTGTATGTGACTGTACTTTCAATAGTTTTAAGTCAGGTAATGTTTGAGGGTGAACTTGATATAGGAAAATTCCTTGTAATGAATATAGGGCTGTTCGGACTTCAGGCTTTTATCGTCGCATTATGCTTTATGTTCTCATGTATATTCTCCGACAGCAAGTATGCTCTGGGATTATCTGCGGCTTTTAACGTCGGTTTTCTTCTCATTCAAATGCTTTCTCAGGCGGGAGATAAGTTTGAAAAACTTAAATACTTAACTCCTCTTACTTTGTTTGATACGAGCGGGATCGTAGCAGGAGACGAGAGTTCGTATATATGTATGGGTGTATTATATCTGCTTGCTGCAGTTATGTTTATAATAGGAGCTTTGGTGTTTTCTAAGAAAGACTTATCGGTGTAA
- a CDS encoding leucine-rich repeat domain-containing protein has product MKRNKLVVIFVFSLCIMCFRSACVSAQNSDTYNTNKTSNYSYTLWEEFNSDDDKLTFQIINNTPGSKKVSVSEGPDCSGDIIIPSIINGYTVTYIPDNSFNSRSNKITSIEIPGTVEIIDEFAFYECSNLTSIKLSEGTKNIKSRAFSNTGIADLNIPKTVEIIGDYAFAGCSELTNLELPEGLLSIGKEAFSATKISTIDIPDTVTDIGSLAFAGCTYLTDVTLPKTINKISSGLFQDCGIKSIVIPDTVKMIDGLSFLGCINLTEIILPKELTFIGNGAFSRTGLKSIDIPDSVTEIEDASFAYCEDLVSVTLSNNIKILKDYTFSETSLKSIVIPSNVEKICDSVFRDTYSLENVTLNEGLKYIDKYAFYNCENLKAVNIPDTVTFIGQSSFYGCVGLSSIIIPDNVSTIGDFAFDMCKNIKLAVIKAVNPSIGKYSFNFTDNSYDDSIIIEAHAKSSVYTYYYNKLKPLGYKFKYNNICSLGDENIIDATCTSKGEKSRTCSVCKYRKVDEIIPMLPHDFNEEIQLEPTCTEFGLIVKTCKVCSKVEDVQIDKLGHDMHIIGETPATCTESKIIHKICSRECGYTQDIMEGLPNGHDYESFVSLEPTCTKEGSEHKVCKVCHDTRDEVISSLRHDMKTIRETSSTCTKAGILHQECSRNCGYKEDKFVGNALGHKFNKVVIAILPTCTENGLMYKVCNVCNEIMPNSEMEIEVLGHAWDRGVVAQKATVSHNGVMKYTCTRDKSH; this is encoded by the coding sequence ATGAAAAGGAACAAACTTGTTGTTATATTTGTTTTTTCACTGTGCATAATGTGTTTTAGAAGTGCCTGCGTGTCTGCTCAGAATAGTGATACATATAATACAAATAAAACTAGCAACTATTCTTATACGCTGTGGGAAGAGTTTAATTCGGATGATGATAAGTTGACATTTCAAATTATTAATAATACGCCAGGTTCTAAAAAAGTATCCGTAAGCGAAGGTCCTGATTGTAGTGGGGATATTATAATCCCAAGTATTATAAATGGTTATACTGTCACTTATATTCCTGATAACAGTTTTAATAGTAGAAGTAATAAAATAACAAGTATTGAAATACCGGGTACTGTTGAAATTATTGATGAATTCGCTTTTTATGAGTGTTCTAATTTAACAAGTATAAAATTATCCGAAGGAACTAAAAATATCAAATCACGTGCATTCTCTAATACCGGAATTGCAGATTTGAATATTCCCAAAACAGTTGAAATTATTGGTGATTATGCTTTTGCCGGATGTAGTGAACTTACAAATTTAGAATTGCCGGAAGGTTTATTGTCCATAGGAAAGGAAGCTTTTTCAGCTACCAAGATTTCAACGATTGATATTCCCGATACCGTTACGGATATCGGTAGCTTAGCGTTTGCCGGTTGTACTTATTTAACAGATGTAACTTTACCTAAAACAATAAACAAAATATCAAGTGGTTTATTTCAAGATTGTGGTATAAAAAGTATTGTGATTCCCGATACTGTTAAAATGATAGATGGGTTATCATTTTTAGGCTGCATTAATTTAACTGAGATTATACTTCCAAAAGAACTTACTTTTATAGGTAATGGTGCCTTTTCTCGAACAGGACTTAAAAGTATAGATATTCCGGATAGCGTCACTGAAATAGAAGATGCTTCATTTGCTTACTGTGAAGATTTAGTAAGTGTAACATTGTCTAATAATATTAAAATTCTTAAAGATTATACATTTTCAGAAACTTCTTTGAAAAGTATTGTGATACCAAGTAATGTAGAAAAAATTTGTGATAGTGTTTTTAGAGATACATACTCTCTTGAGAACGTAACTCTTAATGAAGGATTAAAGTATATAGATAAATATGCATTTTATAATTGTGAAAATTTAAAAGCAGTAAATATACCTGATACGGTGACCTTTATAGGGCAGTCGTCCTTTTATGGGTGCGTAGGTTTAAGTAGTATAATTATACCTGATAATGTCAGTACTATAGGAGATTTTGCTTTTGATATGTGTAAAAATATAAAGTTGGCTGTTATAAAAGCCGTAAATCCTTCAATTGGCAAATATTCATTTAATTTTACAGATAATTCATATGATGATAGTATTATTATAGAAGCTCATGCTAAATCAAGTGTATATACTTACTATTATAATAAATTGAAGCCTCTTGGTTATAAGTTTAAATATAATAATATATGTTCACTAGGAGATGAAAATATCATAGATGCTACATGTACTTCAAAAGGAGAAAAGAGTAGAACGTGCAGTGTATGTAAATATAGAAAAGTTGATGAAATTATTCCAATGCTTCCTCATGACTTTAATGAAGAAATACAATTGGAACCAACTTGTACTGAATTTGGACTTATAGTAAAAACGTGTAAAGTTTGCAGTAAAGTTGAAGATGTACAGATTGATAAGTTGGGACATGATATGCATATTATAGGAGAAACTCCGGCAACATGTACGGAGTCTAAGATAATTCATAAAATATGTTCTAGAGAATGCGGGTATACTCAGGATATAATGGAAGGATTACCTAACGGACATGATTATGAAAGTTTTGTAAGTTTGGAGCCTACTTGTACAAAAGAGGGCAGTGAACATAAAGTATGTAAAGTTTGTCATGATACTAGGGATGAGGTTATATCATCTCTCAGACATGATATGAAAACTATAAGAGAAACTTCCTCAACATGTACTAAAGCTGGAATTTTACATCAGGAATGTTCAAGGAATTGTGGTTATAAAGAAGATAAGTTTGTAGGTAATGCATTAGGTCATAAATTCAATAAAGTTGTTATTGCAATCCTTCCTACGTGTACTGAAAATGGATTAATGTATAAAGTATGTAATGTATGTAATGAAATAATGCCAAATTCCGAAATGGAAATAGAAGTTTTAGGGCATGCTTGGGATAGAGGTGTTGTAGCTCAAAAGGCAACTGTGAGTCATAATGGAGTTATGAAATATACTTGTACTCGTGATAAATCCCATTAA